One region of Oryza sativa Japonica Group chromosome 5, ASM3414082v1 genomic DNA includes:
- the LOC136356675 gene encoding uncharacterized protein, with translation MKWSEQKIEFSDEDHPKAAVIPGRYPIVVEPTIRNIKVARVLVDRGSSINLLFASTLDAMGIPRSELTPTDQPFHGITPQSSSKPLGKITLPVTFGRASNFRTEQITFDVAEFDTAYNAIIGRTALAKFMAASHYAYQVLKMPGPKGTITIQGNAKLAVQCDKRSLDMVEHTPSPPATAEPPKKVSKTTKTLKPDGAIKIVLLFSANPVKTVKIGASLNEK, from the coding sequence atgaagtggtctgaacagaagatCGAGTTTTCAGATGAGGACCACCCCAAGGCTGCTGTTAtcccaggacgatatccgatcgtggtcgaacccactattcggaatatcaaggtAGCGCGAGTTCTCGTTGATAGAGGCAGCTCCATCAATcttctcttcgccagcaccttggacgcAATGGGGAttccacgaagcgagttgacacctaCTGATCAACCCTTCCACGGAATCACTCCTCAGTCATCGTCCAAGCCATTGGGCAAGATCACGCTTCCTGTGACTTTCGGCAGAGCGAgcaacttccgaacagagcagatcacGTTTGATGTTGCTGAGTTTGACACagcatacaatgccatcatcgggagaactgcactcgcgaagttcatggccgcatctcactacgcgtatcaagtgctcaagatgcccgggccgaagggaacaatcactattcaagggaatgcAAAGCTGGCGGTccaatgcgacaagcggagcctcgacatggtcgagcacactcccagcccacccgccacagccgagccacccaagaaagtgagcaaaacaacCAAGACGCTGAAACCAGACGGTGCAATCAAAATCGTTCTACTCTTCAGTGCCAACCCCGTCAAGAcagtcaagatcggggcatcactgaacgagaaatag